Part of the Terriglobales bacterium genome is shown below.
TCCCGCCGGACGAAACTCTTGAAGGCTTCCGGTTAGGAGTGTTCCACGTGGAACAAACCTATTCCCGCATCGGTGGTCCCGAGAACGGGAAGCGTGTTAGCCAATTATGATCCGATCAGCGCAGATTCAACTTGGCGTCATATCGGACCTGTTTACTGTCTTGATTCCCCACCATCAGATCAGCCAGTGCGTGCTCCTAGACAGGAAAATCCAGCATTTGAACCGTGTTTCGGCCTCAATCATCATACAGAGAATAAATAGCGAAGATCAAGAGGATTGTCGGCAGTGAGCCTTTAGAAAGGATTCAAATTGACTGACCGATTCCCTATGGTGGATCAAGCTTATTGCCCCGCCAGGCTCGTTTGAGACCCCATCAAGACGATCCGCTCCCGAGATTTCGGAACCAAGATTGGATTCAGCCACAAAAAGTTCGGAAGTGTTTTTCTCGCGGTGTCGGCTTGAGACGCTCCTATAAGCAGCGCGAGTTTTCCGCCAGATTCGACCAGCGAGGCTGCTACTTGAAGAACAGCCTCAAATTTCTCAACCGCGCGCAGAGTCACGATCTGTGACTCGTGCTTAAAATTCTCTGCGCGACCCGCATAAACACTGACATTTTTCAATTCCAGCGCGCGGACGACCTCGCGCAGGAACGCTACTTTTCTCTGCTGCGATTCGATCAGAGTCACCTGGGCACGCGGCGCTAGAATTGCCATTGGGACCCCGGGAAATCCAGCTCCGGATCCCACATCGGTCACGCTGGATGCCTCCGCCACGCCAGCCTGCTCGCCGGCAAAAAGTGATTCACCAAAATGGCGCTGAACCATCTCCTCAGGCGCACGGACTGCCGTGAGGCTGATTTTGGCGTTCCACTTTAGGAGCAAATCGAGATAGGTCACAACCTGCCTGGTCTGGTCCGTCGAAAGCGGCTTGGCGAGGAACGGTCTGAGGAGATCGGTGAGCGCGGGCATTGCTTACTAAATCAAGATAAGCCGTCGCACCCGTAATGCAGATTGCTCAATGGGCGTCCTCGGAAACTATTCCCCTGGCACTGCTGGCCACTACGTAAAGACTTTTGGATGGAGCAGGCTCAGAAAAAGGGTCGCCCACAGTGAGAACCCGTACGAAAATAATTCACTGATAATTCGCTGTTATTCACTGTTCCCGAAGCTGACATTTTCAGATTTTAGGCAACTTTAGATAACCGTGACGTTAGTTCTTGAAAATTCACTGTTATTTTCACTGTTCTTGTCTTTCAGCTCCCTTTTCCCCACTGGCCGCTTGGCCATCCCGGTGGGGCGCGCCACATGCTGGACCCTGCGACTCCAGCTACTCAGGCATCCAATCCGGGCTGCTGCCCTTTTTTCTAGTAGGGAGCGTACAAAATACTCGGTTTCTTCATACTCTCTAAACGTCTCATTTTGCATCGCTTACATCCATCACAAACTAAAGGATTAGCACTTCAAGCTACGCGCGGGAAGTTGGCATCTGAATTGATATAGAGAGTAGCGAAGGTGGGAATGTGGTCCGTCCGCCGTTCTCGGACGCGGTGCTCCGAGAGGAGCGGTGAAAAGACCAAGGGTTCCCCCGACATATTGCCCGGACCCTCCCCCAAAGTGTTCCGGAAAAAGTTTGGAGGAATCGAAATGAAGTCGCGTTATCTACTGGCTCTGGCCGCCTCACTCATTGTTCCGGCCGCTTTCGCCCAACAGACCACCACCACAAGTTCCGACAAGCAGTCTGCGCCCGCGTCGCAACAAGTTACTGCTACAGCTCAGACGCAAACAACTCAGACGCAGGCAGCTCCGGATACGAGTGGTCCCAACACCAACAACGACGCAAACCTCTCAGCGCGTCAACCATTGCAGCCCGATACCCACGAGGGCTTCTGGGGACACCTGAATCCGTTTGCCCGCAAGAAATACGTCCAGCGGCAAATGGCTCCGATTCGCGACCGCATGAACGAGCTGGATGAGCTCACTTCGACGAACTCGAAGAACATTAAAGACGTGGATTCACGCGCGCAGGAAGGCATTCGCCAGGCTTCTTCAAAGGCCGATTTGGCGGACCAGCATGCAGTCGATGCCGGCAATCGAGCGCAGCAGGCGCAGCAAAGCATTCAAGTCGCCAGCACTCGCCTCGACACCGTCCAGCAGACTCTCGGCACACTTGACCAGTATCAGCCTGTCTCTGACACCGAGATCCGCTTCCGTCCCGGACAGCAGGCGCTGAGCCCGAAGGCAAAAGAAGCTCTTGATCAGCTCGCTGACCAGATGAAGGGACAGCGTGGCACGATCGTGCAGGTGCAGGGCTTCTCTTCCGGCAAGGGAAACACTGCGATTTCGAACTCGCAGGATATGGCGCAGAGCGTAGTTCGCTATCTGGTCATCAACCATGACATCCCGCTCTACCGCATCTACACCATTGGCGTCGGCAATGCTCCGGTGAAACCGACGACTGCCGAAGGTCCGGCAAAGCGGGTCCGCGGCGGACGCGTGGAAGTAGCGCTGCTGAAGAACGGCGTAGCCGATCTGGCGCAGTCAGCCAACGCGCAAAATGTCGCACCGAGCAGCGGCTCTGCTTATCAGCCGAACGCGCCTCAAGGTGGCGTTACTGGCAGCGTGAATCGCAATGCCGCTCCTGCCACGAGCCAGCAGCCGACTACAACAACGCAGCCTGCGGGCAACGTGAACAACAACAGCGGTGGGCAGCCGATACCGCGGCAGTAAGTCGAAATAACTTAGAGTTAAAGGGCCTCGAGAAATCGAGGCCTTTTCTTTTGTTCACGACAAGTGAGAAGATCGGGTGATCGGGCCATCGGGTGATCGGGTGAAGTGGAAAATAAAGAGAGAGACTGGCCCTCTATCACTGTCATTCCTCGCGCCTGTTTTTGGCGCGGGGGAATCTGCTTTCTTCGGAATGACCGAAAGCGTGGCCTCTCAGGTTTTCACTTCACCGGATCACCCGATTCTTCTGGCCTCGTTGACACGCTCTAGCTGTGCGCCCTAACCTTGCAAGTTCCTTTGGCGGAAAACTGATGCGTATTCTGGTTTTGGGTGGTGGGGGTCGAGAGCATGCTTTGGTGTGGAAGCTGCGGCAGTCGCCGCGCACCACCGAGATCTTCTGCGCGCCGGGGAATGCGGGAATTGCGCGAGAAGCGTCGTGTATTCCGGCCGATCTCAGGAGCGTGGACGAACTGGTACAGCTCGCGCACAAACTCCGTCCTGATCTGACCGTCGTTGGTCCCGAACTTCCGCTCACGCTGGGTGTGGTAGATGAGTTCGAGCGCCGCGGGCTCGCCATTTTTGGTCCATCCCAGAAGGCTGCGCACCTCGAGGCGAGCAAGGCATTCGCCAAGGAGTTCATGCAGCGCGTCAAAGTTCCCACCGCGAACTACGCCATTTGCCGCAATCCTGCAGAAGTACACGACGCACTAAGCCTGTTCAGCACGCCGACCGTGGTGAAGGCCGATGGACTCGCGGCAGGGAAAGGCGTAGTGATTGCCAAGACAAAGGAAGAAACCAGCACCATCGCACATGACATGCTCGCCCGCAAATTCGTGGGTGAAGCCGGAGCGCAGGTCGTGCTGGAAGAATGCTTGCGAGGTGAAGAGCTGTCTTTCCTGGTCTTGACTGACGGAAGCGCTGTAGTTCCGCTCGTGCCTTCACGCGATCACAAGCGCATCGGCGAGGGGGACACTGGTCCCAATACGGGAGGCATGGGCGCATACTCCAGCGACGATCTGCTCAGCAATACCATGCAGGACTGGATCATGAAGCACATTGCGCGCCCCGTAGTCGACGGCCTGCGTGCCGAAGGAGTTGTCTACAAGGGCGTCCTGTATATCGGGCTGATGATGACAGCTCGTGGTCCTATGGTACTGGAGTTCAATTGCCGCTTCGGCGATCCGGAAACTCAGGCGGTCCTGTTTCGCCTCGAAAGCGATCTCGTGGACATCTGCGAATCGGTAGCCAAAGGCACATTGCCGCCGGAGCCGCTGCGATGGTCGCCTGAGCCTTCGGTTTGTGTGGTGCTTGCCTCTGGCGGTTATCCGGGAACATTTACTAACGGCAAGCCCATTTCGGGACTCGATCAGGCAGACAAACTGCCTAACGTAAAAGTCTTTCACGCAGGCAGCGCCCATTCCGGGAATCAAGTTGTGACTGCCGGCGGGAGGGTACTTGGCGTGACCGCGAGCGGCCCCAACCTGGAAGCCGCAGCCTCCCGCGCCTACGAGGCAGCCGAGAAGATTCGTTTCGAAGGCATGCAGTATCGGAAAGATATTGCAAGGGCGGCGATAGGCAATAAGCGATAGGCAATAGGCGAACGCGGCTGGAGAGATATTTGTGGTTGCTTTTAGCCTATTGCCTATCGCCGTTTTTCCTCACGCTGCCGCTTCTGCCTGTGACATTCGCATCAGGCAAACAACTGTTAGATCATTCGGCTCGTGGTTGCCGCGGAAGCCCGCAATTGAGAATTGTGGTCCGAATGAAGATGGCCGTTCGGCGTGCTTCACCGCGCGCTCCAGGAGATCGTGGCAAACGTCGTGGGCGGAAGTGAACGTCTGTTGCTGGAGAGTTTGGCGCACGCGATCAAGTCCGAACTCGTGGCGTCCAGCAGCGATCTCCACCAATCCTCTTGACACCAGCACAATCGACGAGCCCGGCTGCGCGACCGACACTTGGGCGTCGTGAGTGGCGTGGGAAAAGAGCCCCAGCGGCAGGCCGGTCGGGTCGAGCTGGGTCACCTCGCCATCGCCCTTGATGAAGGCAGGTGTGTGCCCCGCGCTCACGTAGTGTATGAGCCCGAATTGTTCGTCGAGGCAGCCAACGAACGTCGGCGCAGAGCGCACTCCGCCGGCCGCCTGGATTACCGTGCGATTCAAATCGAGTACCAGAGCCGTAACGCCATCGGAGACGTTCGCGTCCGGATCACTTAGCAGTTCCGGCGCCCGCTCGTGCATGGCGTCCTGGACGGCGGCTGCGATGTTCAGCGCTTCATTCCGCCTACCCGCGACGTCTGAGAGCAGGAAGACCATGCGCGTGTCGCTGATCGGCAGGAAATCGTAATAGTCACCGCCGACACGCGATCCCTTGTAGCGGGCCGAGACGCTCAAGTCCGCGCGATCCGGCAGCACCGAGGGCCGGGGAATACGCAGATTCTGCTTAGGCGCTTCGCGCTCGAAGAAAAGCTTCATGGAAAACGGGTCCGGGCGGGGATGTCGAGAAAAATATCACAAACGTGCAGGAAGGCAAGTGGCCGGTAACGAGAACAAGCTAACTGCACGCCGCAAAGGACCTGCCAGCGTCAGAACCGGGGAGGCGCTTATTTTTTCGACTTCTTTGGCTTTGCTTTGCCCTTGCCCGTGAGTATCGCCATTCCCTCAATCTCGACCTTGGCGCCTGGCACAAGCAATCCCGCAACGACCACGACTGACATCGCCGGATAGTGCTTCCCCAGTTCTTCCCGATAGGCCTTGCCGATCTGCTTGGTGTTAGCGAGATAGGCGTCGCGATCGGTAATGAACCAGGTGAGCCGGACCAGATTCTCGGCTTTTCCCCCAGCAGCTTCGAGCGCCGTGAGGACGTTGGCGATGGCCTGACGCGATTGCTGGGTGAAGTCATCGGAGACCAGGCGCTCGGTGATTGGGTCCCAGCCGATTTGGCCTGCGATAGAAACGATCTTGCCCTGCGCCACGGCGGCGTTGGCGTATCCGCTCGGCAGCGGCCACTCTTTAGGATTCACCAGCTTTGGCAGTTTGCTCATTGAGTCTGCTTTCTTAGTTCGTAACGCTGCAGTTTGCCCGTCGCGGTGCGTGGCAGCGCGGCCACAAATTCAAGCGAACGCGGGTATTTGAAAGGCGCGATCTGTGATTTTACGAAATCCTGCAGATCTTTTTTGAGTTGCTCGCAAGGAGCGTACTCCGCGGAGGTCACAACAAACGCTTTCACCACCTGGCCGCGGTCGGGATCGGGCACGCCTACCACCGCGCATTCCTGTACCGAAGGGTGCTCGAGCAAGACGTTCTCAACTTCGATCCCTGCAATGTTGTAACCCGAACTGACGATCAAGTCATCAGTTCGCGCTTGAAACCAGAAATATCCATCTTGGTCCATGCGGAAGGAATCGCCGGTCAGGTTCCATCCGTTCCGCACGTACTTCGCCTGCTCGCGCGGACTGTCGAGATACTTGCATCCCGTGACCCCACGAACGGCGAGGCGGCCGACTTCGCCGGTAGCCGCATCGGTGCCATCGTCACGAACGATCTTCGCCTCGTAGCCGTGGATCGCCCTTCCCGTAGCCCCGGGCGTGATCTCCTCTTCAGGAGCGCTGATGAATATCTGCAGCATTTCAGTCGAACCGATGCCGTCTATGATCTTCAGTCCAGTAGCCTCTTGCCAGGCTTCGAAGGTCGACAAAGGCAGCGTCTCGCCAGCTGAGACACACTTACGCAAGCTCGTTACCCGATCTCGACTCAGTTGCTTGAGCATCGCGCGGTAAGCCGTGGGCGCGGTGAAACAAACGGTCGCTCGGTGCCGCCTAAGTCCTTCAAGCAGATGTCCCGGGCTGGCCTGCTCCAACAGCACGGTTGCGGCGCCGATGCGCATTGGGAATAGCACGAGCCCGCCCAGTCCATACGTGAATCCCAGGGGGGGAGACCCGATGAAGAGGTCGTCCGCATTCGCCCGCAGCACGTAGCGAGGGAAGCAGTCTGCCGCCGCGAGAACATCACGATGCGTGTGCATTGTGCCTTTGGGCTGACCGGTGCTGCCTGAAGTAAAGGCGAGCATTGCGATGTCCTCCCATGAGGTTTCGCAGTTCTTGAACACAGCGGGTTTGGTAGCCATAAGGGCCTCAAGGGAGTCAGGAGCCTCGGAGTTGAATAGAACGACTCTCGCGTTTCG
Proteins encoded:
- the rsmG gene encoding 16S rRNA (guanine(527)-N(7))-methyltransferase RsmG — protein: MPALTDLLRPFLAKPLSTDQTRQVVTYLDLLLKWNAKISLTAVRAPEEMVQRHFGESLFAGEQAGVAEASSVTDVGSGAGFPGVPMAILAPRAQVTLIESQQRKVAFLREVVRALELKNVSVYAGRAENFKHESQIVTLRAVEKFEAVLQVAASLVESGGKLALLIGASQADTARKTLPNFLWLNPILVPKSRERIVLMGSQTSLAGQ
- a CDS encoding RidA family protein — protein: MSKLPKLVNPKEWPLPSGYANAAVAQGKIVSIAGQIGWDPITERLVSDDFTQQSRQAIANVLTALEAAGGKAENLVRLTWFITDRDAYLANTKQIGKAYREELGKHYPAMSVVVVAGLLVPGAKVEIEGMAILTGKGKAKPKKSKK
- a CDS encoding OmpA family protein, which gives rise to MKSRYLLALAASLIVPAAFAQQTTTTSSDKQSAPASQQVTATAQTQTTQTQAAPDTSGPNTNNDANLSARQPLQPDTHEGFWGHLNPFARKKYVQRQMAPIRDRMNELDELTSTNSKNIKDVDSRAQEGIRQASSKADLADQHAVDAGNRAQQAQQSIQVASTRLDTVQQTLGTLDQYQPVSDTEIRFRPGQQALSPKAKEALDQLADQMKGQRGTIVQVQGFSSGKGNTAISNSQDMAQSVVRYLVINHDIPLYRIYTIGVGNAPVKPTTAEGPAKRVRGGRVEVALLKNGVADLAQSANAQNVAPSSGSAYQPNAPQGGVTGSVNRNAAPATSQQPTTTTQPAGNVNNNSGGQPIPRQ
- a CDS encoding SpoIIE family protein phosphatase, with amino-acid sequence MKLFFEREAPKQNLRIPRPSVLPDRADLSVSARYKGSRVGGDYYDFLPISDTRMVFLLSDVAGRRNEALNIAAAVQDAMHERAPELLSDPDANVSDGVTALVLDLNRTVIQAAGGVRSAPTFVGCLDEQFGLIHYVSAGHTPAFIKGDGEVTQLDPTGLPLGLFSHATHDAQVSVAQPGSSIVLVSRGLVEIAAGRHEFGLDRVRQTLQQQTFTSAHDVCHDLLERAVKHAERPSSFGPQFSIAGFRGNHEPNDLTVVCLMRMSQAEAAA
- the purD gene encoding phosphoribosylamine--glycine ligase; translation: MRILVLGGGGREHALVWKLRQSPRTTEIFCAPGNAGIAREASCIPADLRSVDELVQLAHKLRPDLTVVGPELPLTLGVVDEFERRGLAIFGPSQKAAHLEASKAFAKEFMQRVKVPTANYAICRNPAEVHDALSLFSTPTVVKADGLAAGKGVVIAKTKEETSTIAHDMLARKFVGEAGAQVVLEECLRGEELSFLVLTDGSAVVPLVPSRDHKRIGEGDTGPNTGGMGAYSSDDLLSNTMQDWIMKHIARPVVDGLRAEGVVYKGVLYIGLMMTARGPMVLEFNCRFGDPETQAVLFRLESDLVDICESVAKGTLPPEPLRWSPEPSVCVVLASGGYPGTFTNGKPISGLDQADKLPNVKVFHAGSAHSGNQVVTAGGRVLGVTASGPNLEAAASRAYEAAEKIRFEGMQYRKDIARAAIGNKR
- a CDS encoding AMP-binding protein, yielding MSKNETTNRPTTGTRYTAHVDTFCADRMPLLGQLPTFFRDLPGYSYPERLNCAVELLDRMVERDLGERTAFIHELGSWTYRSLLETTNRIALVLLEDCGLIPGNRVLLRGPNHPMLVACWFGVIKAGGVAVTTPCLLRCRELVSVADKGEISLALCDARYAGDCEDALAKRADGSARRNARVVLFNSEAPDSLEALMATKPAVFKNCETSWEDIAMLAFTSGSTGQPKGTMHTHRDVLAAADCFPRYVLRANADDLFIGSPPLGFTYGLGGLVLFPMRIGAATVLLEQASPGHLLEGLRRHRATVCFTAPTAYRAMLKQLSRDRVTSLRKCVSAGETLPLSTFEAWQEATGLKIIDGIGSTEMLQIFISAPEEEITPGATGRAIHGYEAKIVRDDGTDAATGEVGRLAVRGVTGCKYLDSPREQAKYVRNGWNLTGDSFRMDQDGYFWFQARTDDLIVSSGYNIAGIEVENVLLEHPSVQECAVVGVPDPDRGQVVKAFVVTSAEYAPCEQLKKDLQDFVKSQIAPFKYPRSLEFVAALPRTATGKLQRYELRKQTQ